TGACCGCCTGTTCGAGAACGTGGCAGATAAAGCCGTGAAATCCTATGAAGAATGGAAAGCGGAGTGGAAGCAGCGCCGCCAGGAAAGAAGGCAGCGCAGACGGAATTAGCAGGACTTTTATATATAGCCTATAGCGAGAGCGCCTCGATCTTGACCTGCTGTCGCCGGGTCTCTTGTCGGATAGTTAACCTGCATCACGATGGGATACAGGTTTAGGAACCTGCTACATATAACTGAGGTATCCTGCAACTTAGGTTTCCTAATATCATCCTTCACATCCAAAAGCTATAACCTGCGTTTTCATCAGCAGGGCAATGTAGCGCCATGTATACATCTTCATAACAAAAAAACGGATGAAAGTAGGATTTATAGGATTGGGCATTATGGGCAGCCGCATGGCAGCCAACCTGCAACGCGCGGGCCACAAGTTGGTGGTATACAATCGCACACAGGCCAAGGCAGACGAACTGGTAGAAAAAGGAGCGGTGCGGGCGCAGTCGGTGGAGGAGGTGGCAAAGCAGTGCCGCCTGGTGTTTACGATGCTGGCCACGCCCGAAGCGGTGGAGGAAGTGGCCGTGGGGCCAGACGGCTTTTTGCGCGCGCTGCCCGGCAACTCGCTCTGGGTAGACTGCAGCACCGTGAATCCCTCCTTTTCCCAAAAGATGGGCCATATTGCCCGAAAAATGGGACAGCGCTTTCTGTATGCGCCGGTGTCGGGCTCGCTGGTACCGGCCGAAAAAGGCGAGCTAATCTTTTTGGTAGGCGGCGACGCGGCAGATCTGGAACAGGTACGGGAACTGCTGGACGTGATGGGGAAAAGCGTTGTACACGCAGGCGAAAACGGGCAGGGCGCCAGCATGAAAATTGTGATCAACATGCTGCTGGCGCAGGCCATGGCCGCCTTTTCGGAGTCGCTGCGCCTGGGCACTGCCCTGGGTATAGCGGAAGAAACGCTTTGCCAGACGCTGCTCAGCACACCCGCCGCTGCGCCTTTTCTCAAGCTGAAACAGCAAAAGCTCCTGAACCGCGACTTCTCGCCGGAGTTCCCGCTGGAGTGGATGCACAAAGACCTGCACCTGGCCAGCATCACGGCCTATGAGCAGAACATTGCGCTGCCTTCGCTGCAAACCACCAAAGAGCTGTATGCCCAGGCCAAACAGCAGGGTTTTGGGGAGGAAGATCTGTCGGCCATATATAAAGTTTTCCGGCCGGATGCTTGATGTATATATAAAATGTAGAGACGCAACATGTTGCGTCTCTACAAACCATCAACCTACGGCACAATCACGATTTTGCCCGTGGTGTGCCCCGACTGTATCTGGTTCAGCGCCTCGGCCGCTTCGTCTAAGGTGTAGGTGTTGCTGACATGTACTTTCAGCTGCCCCGACTCCGCCAGTTCCCGCAGTTCATCCAGCTGGCTGGCGTTGGGCTCCACAAACACATAGTGGAAGTTGATGTTCTTGTCGATATTCTCCCCGTGGTTCAGGATGGAAACGAGCGTTCCGTTCGGCTTCAGCGCCGGCAGGCTTTGCTCCAGCGTTTCGCCGCTGGCACAGTCGAAGATTAAATCAACCCCATTGGGCACCAGCTTTTTTACCGCCTCCCCGATATTAGTGTCTTTGTAGTCGAGGGTGTGGTCGGCGCCCAGTTCTTTCATATAGCCGTGGTTTTTCTCGCTGGCCACCCCAATTACTTTTGCGCCTTTTGCCTTGGCCTGCTGGATGCCCAGGGAACCCACACCGCCGGAAGCGCCCAGTATCAGCACCGTCTGGCCCTGTTGCAGTTGCCCGGCATCAAACATGGACTGATAGGCGGTGAGGCCCACCAGCGGGATGCCCGCAGCCTCTTCCCACGATATGTTCTTTGGCTTCTTCGCCAGGTA
This window of the Pontibacter russatus genome carries:
- a CDS encoding NAD(P)-dependent oxidoreductase, translating into MKVGFIGLGIMGSRMAANLQRAGHKLVVYNRTQAKADELVEKGAVRAQSVEEVAKQCRLVFTMLATPEAVEEVAVGPDGFLRALPGNSLWVDCSTVNPSFSQKMGHIARKMGQRFLYAPVSGSLVPAEKGELIFLVGGDAADLEQVRELLDVMGKSVVHAGENGQGASMKIVINMLLAQAMAAFSESLRLGTALGIAEETLCQTLLSTPAAAPFLKLKQQKLLNRDFSPEFPLEWMHKDLHLASITAYEQNIALPSLQTTKELYAQAKQQGFGEEDLSAIYKVFRPDA
- a CDS encoding NADP-dependent oxidoreductase: MKKQMKAATYEEFGGPEKIKITTLEIPELGEGEVLVRIKAAGVNPVDYAVREGYLKDFLPYEFPVIPGWDMAGVIEARGFSARRFSVGDEVYAYARRPLVHYGTFAEYIVLPETYLAKKPKNISWEEAAGIPLVGLTAYQSMFDAGQLQQGQTVLILGASGGVGSLGIQQAKAKGAKVIGVASEKNHGYMKELGADHTLDYKDTNIGEAVKKLVPNGVDLIFDCASGETLEQSLPALKPNGTLVSILNHGENIDKNINFHYVFVEPNASQLDELRELAESGQLKVHVSNTYTLDEAAEALNQIQSGHTTGKIVIVP